The Desulfobacterales bacterium genome segment CTCTATCCCGGTTTTTGTATCGCCCACCTGGTCCTGCTTCGGGCCCAGCCCCAGGGGGTATCCTGGTTGCTGGCGCTCACCGCGCTGACCATTGCCTCGGATACCGGGGCCTATTATGCCGGCCACTGGTTCGGCAGGCGTAAACTCTGCCCGGCGATCAGTCCGGGCAAGACCGTGGCCGGGGCTCTGGGCGGCCTGGCGGCCGGCACCCTGGCCGGGGCCGGCCTGGTTGTTTTTCTGTTTCCGGAACTGGACCGGCTGGTTGTTGTTGCCGCGGCCCTGGTCCTGGTCTGTGTCGGGGTAATGGGCGATCTGCTTGAATCAATGCTCAAACGTTCCGTTGGGGTCAAGGATTCCGGCACCATACTTGCCGGCCACGGCGGGCTCCTGGACCGGATTGACAGCCTGCTTCTGGCGGGTCCGTTCCTTTTCTATCTGCTCTGTTTCGGCCGGATGGCCGCTTTTTGATTATGATAAAAAAAATTTCCATCCTGGGCTCAACCGGGTCCATCGGCACCAATGTCCTGGATCTGGTGGCCCGGTTTCCCGGGCGGTTCCAGGTCGAGGGGCTGGCCGCGGGCAGCAATATCAGCCTGCTCCGTGAGCAGATCGCCCGGTTTTCGCCCCGTCTGGTTTCAGTGGCCGCGCCGGAGACCGCGGCAGACCTGATCGCCTCGCTGCCCGCCGGCTGGGGTGACCGGGTGGTCTGCGGCCCGGAGGGCAACCAACAGGTGGCGGTCATTGATACGGTGGAAATGGTGGTCTCGGCCATTGTCGGGGCTGCCGGACTGCTGCCGACCCTGGCCGCCATCCGGGCCGGCAAGGATGTTGCCCTGGCCAATAAGGAAACCCTGGTGATGGCCGGCTCCCTGGTAATGGAGGAGGTCCGCCGCCAGGGAGTGAACCTGCGGCCGGTGGACAGCGAACACAGCGCAGTGTCCCAGGCCCTGGCCGCCGGCCGCCGGCAGGACCTGGCCCGGATTATTCTTACCGCCTCCGGCGGCCCGTTCCGCAATTTCTCCACTTCCGAACTGTGGGATGTTTCCCCGGAACAGGCCCTGGCTCATCCCAACTGGGAGATGGGCCGGAAGATATCGATCGATTCCGCCACCCTGATGAACAAGGGGCTGGAGGTTATCGAGGCCCGCTGGCTCTTTGACGTGGAACTGGACCGGATCAAGGTGGTGGTGCATCCCCAGAGTATCGTCCATTCCCTGGTCGAGTTTGTTGACGGTTCAATGGTGGCCCAGATGGGGATGCCGGACATGCGGGGTCCCATCGGCTATGCCCTGTCCTATCCGGAAAGGCTGGACCCGGGGCTGCCCCGGCTGGACCTGCTTAGCTGCGGGAAACTCGGTTTTCAGGCCCCTGATCTTGAGCGGTTCCCGGCCCTGGCCCTGGCCTACGAGGTCTGCCGCCAGGGCGGCACCCTGCCGGCGGTGATGAACGCGGCCAACGAGGTGGCGGTGTCCGCCTTTTTAGACCGCCGGATCCGTTTTCCGGAGATCGCCCGGGTGGTCCGGGACACGGTCGCTGCTTTGCCCGGTGAGCGGATCACCGAGGTGCGGGTGGTGCTGGCCGCCGACCTGGCCGCCAGGAGCCGGGCCGAGGCATTGATCGAGGCAATTGACAGAAATCAGAAAACAGAAGACATAGGACGGAACCAATAGATGACTACCCTGTTTTCCTTTATCGTTGTACTGGGACTGCTGATCTTTGTCCATGAGTTCGGCCATTTTCTGATGGCAAAGCTGTTTCGTGTCCGGGTGCTCAAGTTTTCCCTGGGGTTCGGCCCCACCCTGTTCGGCACCCGTTACGGCGAAACCGAGTATGTGGTGAGCGCGATCCCCCTGGGCGGCTACGTCAAGATGTTCGGGGAAAGCCCGGCGGCCGGCGATGAGGTCGCGGTTGCGGACGCCCCCTATTCCTTTTCCATGAAACCGGTCTGGCAGCGGTTTCTGATCGTGGCCGGCGGCCCGGTCTTCAACCTGTTGTTTGCCGCTTTTCTTTTTTCCCTTATCTTCGGGATACACGGCATCCCCGAGCCGGTGGACACCACCAGGATCGGCGCGGTGGGCCAGGATACCCCGGCGGCCCGGGCCGGGCTCGAGGCCGGCGACGTGATCGTGGCCCTGGACCATGAGCCGGTCGCCAGTTGGGAAGATCTGTCGCAACGGATCATGGACAGCCATGGCCAACCGATGCTCTTTACCCTGCTCCGCGGGGAGGAGCGGATCGAGGTCAGTCTGGAGCCGGCGATGAGTCCGATCAAGGATATCTTCGGGGCCAAGGTCGGCGAACGGTACATGGTCGGGATCTCCCGGGCCGAGGAGGTGGTCTACAACAAGGTCTCGCTGGGATCCGCCCTGCTGGCCGGGGTGGAGCAGACCTGGAGCTGGATCTATCTTACGGTGGTGGGCATTGTCAAGATCATCCAGAAGGTGGTGCCGGCCTCGGAACTGGGCGGCCCGATCCTGATCGCCCAGATGGCCGGCAAGCAGCTGGAGGCGGGCTGGACCAATTTCCTCTACTTCATGGCAGTGATCAGTGTCAATCTCGGCATACTCAACCTGTTGCCGATTCCGATCCTTGACGGCGGCCACCTGGTGTTCTTCTCGGTGGAGGCGATCATGCGCAGACCGGTAAGTCTCAGAACCATGGAGATTTTTCAGCAGATCGGCATGGTCCTGCTCGGCACCCTGATGATTTTCGCCTTTTATAACGATCTGGCCCGGCTGTTCCAATAACCCTGTCCCTGCCCGCGGAGATGGTGGTTAACCATTAACCTCCTGCTGCGCGCCTTTTCCGGTGATATTTCCATGGCAATTCACGGTACCGGCCGGATGACCTGTCAACCGCCCCTGCTTCTGGCCCTGGAGACCGCCACCATGTGCGGCAGCGTGGCCCTGGTCGCTGCTGATCGCTGCATCGGCGAATATACCCTCCAGACCGGCCGGACCCATTCGAAAGGGCTCCTGCCCGGGATTCAGTGGCTGCTTGGCCAGGCGGGCCTGGATTGGGATGCGCTGGCCGGGATTGCGGTCAGCATCGGGCCGGGCAGTTTTACCGGGCTGCGGATCGGCTTGAGCACGGCCAAGGGGCTGGCCCTGGCCCTGGACAGACCCCTGATCGGGGTGGCCACCCTGGACGGGCTGGCAGCCCAGTTTCCCGGGGTCGAACAGTTGGTCTGCCCGGTACTTGATGCCAGGAAAAAAGAGGTATATGCTGCGCTGTACCGGGGTTCTGGCAAGGAGGGCTGTGAGCGGGTCAGTG includes the following:
- the tsaB gene encoding tRNA (adenosine(37)-N6)-threonylcarbamoyltransferase complex dimerization subunit type 1 TsaB; this encodes MAIHGTGRMTCQPPLLLALETATMCGSVALVAADRCIGEYTLQTGRTHSKGLLPGIQWLLGQAGLDWDALAGIAVSIGPGSFTGLRIGLSTAKGLALALDRPLIGVATLDGLAAQFPGVEQLVCPVLDARKKEVYAALYRGSGKEGCERVSDYLVLPPAELCARISGPVLLAGDGIAVHGDLFKELLAGRAIFVRPGQVFPRAATIGMLAIAKYRADDFLDPVLAAPVYVRAPEAELLFGGKKGK
- a CDS encoding phosphatidate cytidylyltransferase, encoding MKRILTGVVLGGAWFWLLLKGSFVIFWLVMVAAGAIVLYEYARMVLSDTEPGYAGWLVALGLGPLIGSYSGSLAVTAAGLFLGWFLLIALGLLRYRQLGSGLDFLARTGFGFLYPGFCIAHLVLLRAQPQGVSWLLALTALTIASDTGAYYAGHWFGRRKLCPAISPGKTVAGALGGLAAGTLAGAGLVVFLFPELDRLVVVAAALVLVCVGVMGDLLESMLKRSVGVKDSGTILAGHGGLLDRIDSLLLAGPFLFYLLCFGRMAAF
- the rseP gene encoding RIP metalloprotease RseP: MTTLFSFIVVLGLLIFVHEFGHFLMAKLFRVRVLKFSLGFGPTLFGTRYGETEYVVSAIPLGGYVKMFGESPAAGDEVAVADAPYSFSMKPVWQRFLIVAGGPVFNLLFAAFLFSLIFGIHGIPEPVDTTRIGAVGQDTPAARAGLEAGDVIVALDHEPVASWEDLSQRIMDSHGQPMLFTLLRGEERIEVSLEPAMSPIKDIFGAKVGERYMVGISRAEEVVYNKVSLGSALLAGVEQTWSWIYLTVVGIVKIIQKVVPASELGGPILIAQMAGKQLEAGWTNFLYFMAVISVNLGILNLLPIPILDGGHLVFFSVEAIMRRPVSLRTMEIFQQIGMVLLGTLMIFAFYNDLARLFQ
- a CDS encoding 1-deoxy-D-xylulose-5-phosphate reductoisomerase, translated to MKKISILGSTGSIGTNVLDLVARFPGRFQVEGLAAGSNISLLREQIARFSPRLVSVAAPETAADLIASLPAGWGDRVVCGPEGNQQVAVIDTVEMVVSAIVGAAGLLPTLAAIRAGKDVALANKETLVMAGSLVMEEVRRQGVNLRPVDSEHSAVSQALAAGRRQDLARIILTASGGPFRNFSTSELWDVSPEQALAHPNWEMGRKISIDSATLMNKGLEVIEARWLFDVELDRIKVVVHPQSIVHSLVEFVDGSMVAQMGMPDMRGPIGYALSYPERLDPGLPRLDLLSCGKLGFQAPDLERFPALALAYEVCRQGGTLPAVMNAANEVAVSAFLDRRIRFPEIARVVRDTVAALPGERITEVRVVLAADLAARSRAEALIEAIDRNQKTEDIGRNQ